The following are encoded together in the Cardinium endosymbiont of Culicoides punctatus genome:
- a CDS encoding peptidylprolyl isomerase, translated as MAIIGNIRTKISNTFVAIAICCLVAILLSSDLGQVIAYFFNANHSLSTGTVGGKSISYVDYQELCDIHFARNFKSQGKQPTEAEIIRFKDHIWRQLIEDIIYKKELKKIGMAVGTDELVDLVQGEHIDASISASPIFQNPATGSFDRQKLLDYLSRLSENGQVEWCQHEKDFVAKRVKDKLIKLMQKSCFTTTLEKEKIAQRDNMFCNVDYLYIPFNSISSELVAPTKQQLQEYMNAHRNHYKATESKTIKYITFPVHPDEKDHATFQKELNAILAQFSTTSDPFVFAKEKTDGKLQDTYLTCATDELPDALAKIKHTLQKGMVVGPIRDEGLFIFYKINEIKRIEDTCNYDIAVIQKKSTISDATRNKLFRKVNHFVSQIKKVSDFDELAKKEHIRIQKETISPSDSSIGIFPAREVVCWLYTAASIGKISPVFDLGDAYMLAMMVNQTKEGELLPLDVVYSEVYYKVVNQAKAEIIIDKIKQINATTLQDIAESYGENLTIHSIDALHFSKKNDINVQNAKAFIGKCFGLKPGSISDPIVDNEGVFIACVKDIQLVEQEKASEDPFDSITKGQIDQIMQNYYIGKAMEELTKVTDERYKHG; from the coding sequence ATGGCGATTATTGGAAATATAAGAACTAAAATAAGTAATACTTTTGTAGCCATAGCAATCTGTTGTTTGGTAGCTATACTACTTAGTAGTGATCTAGGACAGGTGATTGCCTATTTTTTTAATGCAAATCACAGTCTCAGCACTGGTACGGTAGGTGGAAAAAGCATTAGCTATGTTGACTATCAAGAGCTTTGTGATATACACTTTGCTAGAAACTTTAAAAGCCAGGGAAAGCAGCCAACGGAAGCAGAAATCATACGTTTCAAAGATCATATTTGGCGACAGCTTATTGAAGATATAATCTATAAAAAGGAATTAAAGAAAATTGGTATGGCAGTAGGTACTGATGAACTGGTTGATTTAGTTCAAGGAGAACATATTGATGCGAGTATTAGCGCTAGTCCTATTTTTCAAAACCCTGCAACGGGGTCTTTTGACAGACAAAAGTTGCTGGACTATTTAAGTCGCCTATCAGAAAATGGGCAAGTAGAATGGTGTCAGCACGAAAAAGATTTTGTAGCTAAAAGAGTAAAAGATAAACTCATTAAATTGATGCAAAAAAGTTGTTTTACTACTACCTTAGAAAAAGAAAAGATAGCGCAACGTGATAACATGTTTTGTAATGTAGATTATCTCTATATCCCTTTTAACTCAATTAGCAGCGAGTTAGTTGCTCCTACTAAGCAACAACTTCAGGAATATATGAATGCGCATAGAAACCACTATAAAGCTACTGAAAGTAAAACCATTAAATACATTACTTTTCCAGTTCATCCTGATGAAAAAGACCATGCTACATTTCAAAAAGAATTAAATGCCATTTTAGCTCAATTTTCTACTACGTCAGATCCATTTGTTTTTGCTAAAGAAAAAACAGACGGGAAGCTTCAAGACACTTATTTAACCTGTGCAACAGATGAGCTTCCTGATGCACTCGCAAAAATAAAGCATACGCTTCAAAAAGGAATGGTAGTAGGACCTATTAGGGATGAAGGACTATTTATTTTTTATAAAATTAATGAGATAAAAAGAATAGAGGATACTTGTAATTATGACATTGCTGTAATTCAAAAAAAATCTACGATCAGTGATGCTACACGTAATAAACTTTTTAGAAAAGTGAATCATTTTGTCTCACAAATAAAAAAAGTATCAGATTTTGATGAATTAGCTAAAAAAGAACATATAAGGATTCAAAAAGAAACAATTAGTCCATCTGACTCATCTATTGGTATATTTCCTGCTCGAGAAGTAGTATGTTGGCTGTATACTGCAGCTTCTATAGGAAAAATTTCTCCAGTATTTGATTTAGGTGATGCATATATGTTAGCTATGATGGTGAATCAGACAAAAGAAGGGGAGTTGTTACCGCTAGATGTAGTGTATAGTGAAGTATACTATAAAGTAGTAAATCAAGCAAAAGCCGAAATTATTATAGATAAAATTAAACAGATTAATGCAACTACCCTGCAAGATATAGCAGAAAGCTATGGAGAAAATTTAACCATACACTCTATAGATGCTTTACATTTTTCCAAAAAAAATGATATAAATGTTCAAAATGCTAAAGCTTTTATAGGAAAATGTTTTGGGCTAAAACCAGGATCTATAAGTGATCCAATTGTGGATAATGAAGGTGTTTTTATTGCTTGCGTAAAAGATATCCAGTTAGTAGAACAAGAAAAAGCATCAGAGGATCCATTCGATTCTATTACAAAAGGACAAATAGATCAAATCATGCAGAATTACTATATTGGGAAAGCTATGGAGGAGTTAACAAAGGTTACAGATGAGCGCTATAAGCACGGGTAA
- a CDS encoding YcxB family protein produces MRLGIQNILRTQWWIFPLIMLFMSGTFFIRTIWFILGAIIFFIFYLLFWVVQFYGLIQLEENRPLFDRVMYEINSQYFIIQLNPKHGMPIPWADFIKAYKKKEYFLLVLSKVQFFYIPFKILNGDNEIKFLTTILQRKGLLT; encoded by the coding sequence ATGAGACTTGGGATACAAAATATTTTGCGTACCCAGTGGTGGATTTTTCCATTAATAATGCTTTTTATGAGTGGTACATTCTTCATAAGAACAATTTGGTTCATACTAGGTGCTATTATATTCTTTATTTTTTATCTGCTCTTTTGGGTCGTTCAATTTTATGGACTTATCCAACTGGAAGAGAATCGCCCTCTGTTTGACAGGGTAATGTATGAAATTAATAGCCAATATTTCATTATACAGTTAAATCCTAAACATGGCATGCCCATACCATGGGCAGATTTTATTAAGGCATATAAAAAAAAAGAATATTTCTTGTTAGTTTTGTCTAAAGTTCAATTTTTTTATATCCCATTCAAGATTCTTAATGGAGATAATGAAATAAAGTTTTTGACAACAATACTGCAACGCAAAGGATTGTTAACATAA
- a CDS encoding sodium:proton antiporter, giving the protein MLINFQPLMFFYLKKTCALLLSIYHCIVHKCYTIGATYPMLNKEVPLTLTEKSSIDQANHLVATITLPPLWLAIPFVVLLLMIATGPLFFTHFWHKHYPKISIFLAGFVIFYYYYFLGNKIKPIEAAAEYIQFMSLITALYVTTGGILIAVHTKATPLVNSILLAIGAIFANLIGTTGASMLFIRPYLRLNKHRIGVYHVIFFIFIVSNVGGALTPIGDPPLFLGFIKGVPFTWTLVHNAVPWVVAISMLLVIFYFFDRKNQQEIVSEQTHLITKPTISIKGSKNLFWLAIIIGAVFLDPTIVPWVPAIDYHGHNISFVRELIILAVALLSFYTADKKVLALNDFNFEPLNEVCLIFIGIFGTMIPALELIGALAQSEYGKQLITPNTLYWGTGFFSSILDNAPTYLNFTAASMASQGANIALLTDVQAYAGEGIYLHSIIRLKAISIASVFFGAMTYIGNGPNFMVKSIAEQLGIKMPSFGNYIFRFSIPILLPILFIVWLIFFSCSS; this is encoded by the coding sequence ATGCTTATTAATTTTCAGCCATTAATGTTTTTTTATCTAAAAAAGACTTGTGCACTATTGTTGTCAATTTATCACTGTATTGTACACAAATGTTATACTATTGGTGCTACATATCCTATGCTTAATAAAGAAGTCCCTCTTACGCTTACAGAAAAATCATCGATTGATCAGGCAAACCATTTAGTTGCTACCATAACGCTTCCCCCACTTTGGTTGGCCATACCTTTTGTTGTTTTATTATTAATGATTGCCACAGGCCCCCTCTTTTTTACGCATTTTTGGCACAAACATTACCCTAAAATATCCATTTTTTTAGCTGGTTTTGTTATATTTTACTATTACTATTTTCTAGGAAATAAGATTAAACCAATAGAAGCAGCAGCAGAATACATACAATTTATGTCTTTAATTACTGCTTTATATGTTACAACTGGGGGTATATTAATTGCAGTGCATACAAAAGCCACTCCATTGGTAAATAGTATTTTATTGGCTATAGGAGCTATATTTGCTAACCTAATAGGTACTACAGGAGCTTCTATGCTTTTTATCCGTCCTTATTTAAGGCTAAACAAGCATCGTATCGGCGTTTATCATGTTATCTTTTTCATCTTTATAGTCAGCAATGTAGGTGGAGCATTAACGCCAATTGGTGACCCTCCCTTATTTTTGGGATTTATTAAGGGAGTTCCTTTTACATGGACATTGGTACATAATGCTGTACCTTGGGTTGTAGCTATCTCTATGCTTTTAGTGATTTTTTATTTCTTTGATAGAAAAAATCAGCAAGAGATTGTATCAGAGCAGACCCATCTCATTACTAAACCTACTATATCTATAAAGGGGAGTAAAAATTTGTTTTGGCTAGCAATAATAATCGGTGCGGTCTTCCTAGATCCAACGATTGTACCATGGGTACCTGCAATTGACTACCATGGCCATAATATTTCCTTTGTGCGTGAATTGATTATACTGGCAGTTGCACTACTTTCCTTTTATACAGCAGACAAGAAGGTATTGGCATTGAATGATTTTAACTTCGAACCGCTAAATGAAGTTTGTCTTATTTTCATAGGTATTTTTGGTACTATGATACCAGCACTTGAACTCATTGGTGCATTGGCGCAGTCTGAATATGGAAAACAACTTATTACGCCCAATACATTATACTGGGGAACAGGATTTTTTTCTTCTATTTTGGATAATGCACCTACCTATTTAAACTTTACAGCTGCTAGCATGGCTTCACAAGGTGCTAATATTGCCCTATTAACAGATGTACAAGCTTATGCAGGGGAAGGAATATATCTACATTCCATCATCCGCCTTAAGGCTATCTCTATTGCTTCTGTTTTTTTTGGTGCTATGACTTACATTGGTAATGGTCCTAACTTTATGGTCAAATCTATTGCTGAACAACTAGGCATAAAAATGCCTTCTTTTGGGAATTATATATTCCGATTTTCCATACCTATTTTATTACCTATACTTTTTATAGTTTGGCTAATATTCTTTAGTTGTTCCTCTTAG
- a CDS encoding cell division protein FtsQ/DivIB translates to MEKIAQIAKSILAFFLTLCLCLSLLIADKQYQSICCKNIDIQIKKNNQKSFVTEKVLLHWIQSTHEIPLIGTPLNKINSYRIKKQLESQPLIKDVLIYKTWSGRLKIIVEIKYLIARIIDTSKPNHTHLYIDEYGDLIVIKEFLLLRLLIVGGNLQNIAVEKNGKQFCKKELLGLLHALYEHPFLSRQVTSLEVDEHDKIVLGTQIGNHRIELGRAQNIHPKLDKLLLFYSQVIPYKGWHAYKRVNLEFEQQLVCE, encoded by the coding sequence ATGGAGAAAATCGCTCAAATAGCAAAAAGTATACTTGCTTTTTTTTTAACCTTGTGCCTATGTCTATCGCTACTGATTGCAGATAAACAATATCAATCTATATGCTGTAAAAACATTGATATACAAATAAAAAAGAACAATCAGAAGTCGTTTGTAACAGAAAAGGTGCTATTGCACTGGATACAGTCTACACATGAAATTCCTTTGATAGGTACTCCACTGAATAAGATTAATTCCTATCGCATCAAAAAGCAATTAGAAAGTCAGCCACTTATAAAAGATGTATTAATCTATAAAACTTGGTCTGGCCGTTTAAAAATTATTGTAGAAATCAAGTATCTCATTGCTCGCATTATTGATACATCTAAGCCTAATCATACACATTTATACATTGATGAATATGGTGATTTAATAGTAATAAAGGAATTTCTATTGCTACGGTTATTGATTGTAGGTGGAAACCTTCAAAACATAGCTGTTGAAAAAAACGGGAAACAATTTTGTAAAAAGGAATTGTTAGGTCTATTGCATGCACTTTATGAACATCCATTTTTGTCACGCCAGGTTACCAGTTTAGAGGTAGATGAGCATGATAAAATCGTACTTGGTACCCAGATCGGAAATCATCGTATAGAACTTGGAAGAGCTCAAAACATTCATCCAAAGCTTGACAAGCTACTACTTTTTTATAGCCAGGTTATCCCCTATAAGGGATGGCATGCCTATAAACGTGTAAATCTTGAGTTTGAGCAACAGTTAGTATGTGAATAA